The following are encoded in a window of Salmo trutta chromosome 27, fSalTru1.1, whole genome shotgun sequence genomic DNA:
- the LOC115165006 gene encoding zinc finger protein 771, producing the protein MSNLQLLNVLLKEKLTSVPLEISVAVQKTMAEYLEEIYRLKRANSRLRKLLDLVFKPEIKLHRLAVLQQLSLTEEEINPEQQEWSPGLGPVESDAEESIWDSFNIITEENQTESDGESYGESESTSDYEPHSEVNADSDNSGRHKGENDGVEKRISLSGLKPPKSKRGRGRPRKETSELPDLICDVCGKCLANERSLKRHRQSRHSKDRPYMCDTCGHCFAMNCSLRRHMKIHMEERQHGCTECGKRFFHKKSLRNHMDTHKGLVFKCDFCGKCVTTKASLKLHRRIHTGEKSHPCKECDKAFYRESDLIKHTRTHTGEKPFRCKECGRCFVEKGTLTKHMMTHTEEKPHRCNKCGRCFGLKGNLTVHMRTHTGEGVQCHLCGTHLKLASSLKRHLQTHRGNIHNNALSPGSQSTCTSSSRPWCLPTEQQGELPLPTFRLCSNPTPQSEHSILPPLVSWPPHPYEGLAPAHTSQSSSLPWHPNGGTSFPQMKMTENLLLH; encoded by the exons ATGTCTAACCTACAGCTGCTTAATGTGCTTCTCAAAGAAAAATTGACCTCAGTTCCATTGGAGATATCCGTGGCAGTCCAAAAAACGATGGCGGAGTACCTAGAAGAAATCTATCGTTTGAAACGGGCGAATTCACGTCTACGAAAACTGCTGGATTTGGTTTTTAAACCAGAGATAAAGTTGCATAGATTAGCAG tcctccagcaGCTCAGTCTCACTGAAGAGGAGATTAACCCAGAGCAGCAGGAATGGAGCCCTGGTCTGGGTCCAGTGGAGTCTGATGCAGAAGAGTCTATATGGGACTCTTTCAACATCATAACTGAAGAGAACCAAACAGAATCTGATGGCGAGAGCTACGGTGAGTCCGAATCAACCAGCGATTATGAGCCCCACTCTGAAGTAAATGCAGACAGTGACAACAGTGGACGTCATAAAGGAGAAAATGATGGAGTGGAGAAGAGAATATCACTGTCAGGGTTAAAGCCTCCTAAATCAAAGCGAGGAAGAGGACGGCCAAGAAAAGAAACCAGTGAGTTGCCTGATCTGATATGTGACGTGTGCGGGAAATGCTTGGCGAATGAACGTAGTCTGAAAAGGCATCGGCAAAGCCGGCACAGTAAAGACAGACCATACATGTGCGACACATGTGGACACTGTTTTGCCATGAACTGCTCCCTGAGGAGGCACATGAAGATTCACATGGAGGAGAGACAACATGGCTGCACCGAATGTGGCAAGCGTTTTTTTCACAAGAAAAGCCTGAGAAATCACATGGATACTCATAAAGGGCTAGTTTTTAAATGTGATTTTTGTGGAAAATGTGTGACGACAAAAGCAAGTCTGAAACTGCATCGGCGAATTCACACTGGGGAGAAATCGCATCCATGCAAAGAATGTGACAAAGCCTTCTACCGTGAGTCAGACTTGATAAAGCACACGAGAACTCACACTGGGGAGAAACCGTTTCGGTGCAAAGAATGTGGCAGATGCTTCGTTGAGAAGGGAACCCTGACAAAGCATATGATGACTCACACAGAGGAGAAACCACACCGCTGCAACAAATGTGGCAGATGCTTCGGTCTGAAGGGAAACCTGACAGTGCATATGAGGACTCACACAGGGGAGGGAGTTCAATGTCATCTGTGTGGAACTCACTTGAAATTAGCATCAAGTCTGAAAAGACATCTACAAACTCACAGAGGGAATATTCACAATAACGCACTCTCCCCTGGTTCCCAGTCGACTTGTACATCATCTTCAAGAccctggtgcttgcctacggagcagcaaggggaactgcccctccctaccttcaggctgtgctcaaaccctacaccccaatccgagcactccattctgccacctctggtctcttggcccccCCATCCCTATGAGGGGCTGGCTCCCGCTCAtaccagtcaaagctcttctcttccctggcacccaaatggtggaacaagcttcccccAAATGAAAATGACTGAAAACCTACTTCTTCACTAA
- the bri3bp gene encoding BRI3-binding protein, with translation MKGMKPHLILLLLFTSLLCAETARSRKDSTNQNSFRRAANGFYQMLSNIFGEDNIRGLYKFFSKTTERFVHGVDSFLDTIWKIWTDLLDVMGIDASNLSHYFSPTSLTNSPARALLLVAAVLVAYWFLSLFLGGFFYLLHVVFGRFFWLARVTLFALSCLYILQKFEGDPERAVLPLCFVMAVYFMTGPVGAYWRRGGGTASLEEKINHLDTQIRLLNIRLSRVIDSLERAGEK, from the exons ATGAAGGGAATGAAACCGCACCTCATTCTATTGCTGCTCTTCACATCTTTGCTTTGTGCAGAGACGGCCAGAAGCCGGAAAGATTCAACCAACCAGAATAGTTTCAGAAGGGCGGCTAACGGATTCTACCAAATGTTAAGCAATATTTTTGGAGAGGACAACATCAGAGGTCTTTACAAG TTCTTCTCCAAGACGACAGAACGCTTTGTCCATGGTGTCGACTCTTTCCTGGACACAATTTGGAAGATATGGACAGATCTGTTGGATGTGATGGGCATTGATG cctccaACCTGAGCCACTACTTCAGCCCAACGTCTTTGACAAACTCCCCGGCTCGTGCCTTGCTCCTAGTGGCTGCTGTGTTGGTGGCTTactggttcctctccctgtttctGGGGGGATTCTTCTACCTGCTGCACGTCGTATTTGGTCGTTTCTTCTGGCTGGCCCGAGTTACACTCTTTGCCCTCTCTTGCCTGTATATCTTGCAGAAGTTTGAGGGGGACCCCGAGCGTGCTGTGCTCCCTCTCTGCTTCGTAATGGCTGTGTACTTCATGACGGGGCCTGTGGGGGCGTACTGGCGTCGAGGTGGTGGTACTGCCTCTCTGGAGGAGAAGATCAATCACCTGGACACCCAGATCCGCTTGCTCAACATCCGGCTGAGCAGGGTCATCGACAGCCTGGAGCGAGCCGGGGAGAAGTAG